GTGTGGAACGAGGCGTACGGCTTCTCGACCGTCGTCGGTTTCGAAGCCGACCTGGAGTCGGTCGAACTCCTCCACACCTCCCTCCTCGTGCAGGGCACCGCCGCGATGGCCAAGGCGGAGGCGGGCCAGCGTGCCGCGGGCCGCAAGCGCACGAAAACGTTCCGGCAGTCCTTCCTGATGGCGTACGCGCACCGCATCGGCGGCCGGCTGGCGGAGGCGGGCGAGCACGCGGTGCGGGAGGCGGCGACCGGGGCGGCGACCGGGGCGGCGGGGGAGTCGCGGGACGTGTCGGCGCTGCTTCCCGTCCTGGCGGCACGCGACGTCGCCGTCACGGACCACGCGGAGCGGATGTTCCCGGAGACGTCCACGACGCGGGTACGGGGAGTGACGGACGCCGAGGGCTGGCATCACGGCACGGCAGCCGCCGACCGCGCGCACGTCACCCCGCGCGACCGGGGCCCGGCACTCCCCACCTGACTCCACCCCCCTGAACCCACCCCCTCTGAATCCACTCCCGGCGCTCGCGCCGTGAGGCAGGCGCCTCACGCTGCCCGATATGCCCCGTATCATCACAGAGTGACCTGGCTCCGCGCGCTGAAAGAGACAGCTCGCGCGGGCCTGACCGTCGAGCGCAAACGTCTGGAACCCCTCGTCGCCCTGCGCGGCGCCGCCGGCCTCGCCGTCGTCATCGGCCTCAGCCTGACGCTGTTCGGGCCCGCGGTGGCGGCGAGCTCCGCGTTCGGCGCGTTCCAGGCGGCCATCGCCACGTTTCAGCGCAGCTGGCGGCCCCGTCCGGAGCTGGCCCTGGCCTCCGGCACGAGCCTCGCCGTCTCCACCTTCCTCGGTTACCTCACCGGCTCCCACCTGCTCCTCTTCCTCGCCCTGCTCTGCCTGTGGACGTTCCTCGCGGGCCTGAGCTGGGCGGCGGGCCCCACGGTCGGCATCATCGCGTCGTCCAACGTGGCGATCATGCTGGTGACGGTCACGATCCCGACGTCGGTCGCCGCGGCGGCGGGGCACGCGGCGATGATGATCGTGGGCGGCTGTGTGCAGGCGGCGCTGGTGATCCTCTTTCCGGTACGCCGATGGGGCGCCCACAGGGATGCGCTGGCGGACGCGTTGGCGGCCGAGGCGGACTACGCGCGCCGGCTCCGCCACGATCCGGTGGCCGCGTTCGACCCCGAGCCCCTGATGGCGGCGCGCGACGCGGCGACGATCACCGCGCGCCAGGCCCGCACGCGCCCCGCCGAGCTGCACGGGGCGCGGGGCGTCGCCGAACGGATCCGCCCGGTCCTCGCCTCCCTCGCGGACCCGGCGGTGGGCGTCCCCGCGGAGGGCAAGGAGCGGGACCGGGTGCGGGAACTCCTGGGGGCGGCGGGCGCGGTCCTGGACGCGGCGGCGCGGGCGATCCGGCACGGGGACCCGGTCAAGATCCCCCCGGAGGCGCAGGCCGCGCTGCGGACGCCGGACACGGGGGCGATCCTCACGGGCCCGGCGTACCGCGCGGCGACCCGCCTGGGCGCGCTCCTGAAGGACGTCCTGGAAACAGCAGGCAACACGAACAGCCCCACCACGGAGCCGCCCTCGACGGAGCCGACCTCGACTGAGCCGAACTCGACTGAGCCAGCCCCGTCGAAGTCAGCCCCGTCGGGGCCAGCCCCGGAGGCGTCCGCTCCGGCGGAGACGGCCATGGCGGAGCCCACCTCGCCGGGTCCGGCCTCAACGGAGGCCATTCCAGCGGCGCCCAACCCAACACCGCCAGCCCCAGCGTCGCCTGCCTCGCGTGGTCAAGCCTCAACGGAGCCCACGCCAGCGGCACCCACCCCCACACCCCCCACCCCCCTCCTCCGCCCCACCCTCTTCGCGCTGGTGCCCGCCGCGGTGCGGGCCGTTCGGGGGGAGTTGCGGCATGAGTCGCCGGTCACCCGGCACGCCATCCGTGTCACCGCCGTGGCCGCCGCGGGGTATTTGTTCGGGCACTTGCTGCCTCTGGGGCACGGTTACTGGGCCCCCATGGCCTCGGTCATGGTGATGCGGCCCGACTTCTCCCAGACGTACTCCCGCGCGGTCGCCCGTTTCGGCGGCACCCTCGTCGGCGTCGCCCTCG
The sequence above is a segment of the Streptomyces sp. Je 1-369 genome. Coding sequences within it:
- a CDS encoding FUSC family protein, coding for MTWLRALKETARAGLTVERKRLEPLVALRGAAGLAVVIGLSLTLFGPAVAASSAFGAFQAAIATFQRSWRPRPELALASGTSLAVSTFLGYLTGSHLLLFLALLCLWTFLAGLSWAAGPTVGIIASSNVAIMLVTVTIPTSVAAAAGHAAMMIVGGCVQAALVILFPVRRWGAHRDALADALAAEADYARRLRHDPVAAFDPEPLMAARDAATITARQARTRPAELHGARGVAERIRPVLASLADPAVGVPAEGKERDRVRELLGAAGAVLDAAARAIRHGDPVKIPPEAQAALRTPDTGAILTGPAYRAATRLGALLKDVLETAGNTNSPTTEPPSTEPTSTEPNSTEPAPSKSAPSGPAPEASAPAETAMAEPTSPGPASTEAIPAAPNPTPPAPASPASRGQASTEPTPAAPTPTPPTPLLRPTLFALVPAAVRAVRGELRHESPVTRHAIRVTAVAAAGYLFGHLLPLGHGYWAPMASVMVMRPDFSQTYSRAVARFGGTLVGVALATGLVQLAHPGTGLSAALAVLCAGMMYLLMRTGQVAAQACVAAYVVFLLGMGGQQWTQTVPERVVLTLLGGVLAMIAYALYPAWETPRLRTRLADWLVADGRYAAAVVDRYAHPAGKACPDVREALLAARDARVAWQEAVDRAKNEPVRHRGLSRAAAADAEEVLAQLGRVAMLMEAHLPERGDTPVPAAARLAEALRKSTEQGAKALRERRVPKWEAVRTALEEWDGEGVPDRVVRRGAGLLLETLDELSDALDTTPPPMLVDGTATKRPDADGPRNPEGPAAR